A single region of the Salinibacter sp. 10B genome encodes:
- a CDS encoding nucleotidyltransferase family protein, translating into MSLPDAPSAIILAAGRSRRMGERNKLFLTVDGRPVLLRVLQAVAAAPVKEMIVVTGAQHERIAGLVRRADGARVVHNPDFRSGMSSSIRRGVRAASPDATGFAMCPGDLPLLSSSIVDRLCQSFAAQTTPRIVAPTYDGQQGHPVIFGASYREALLDLEGDRGARDLLRSDEVPLTRVPVHDNSILQDVDTPEALAKVRQQVSQKEGENR; encoded by the coding sequence ATGAGCTTACCCGATGCGCCGTCCGCCATCATTCTGGCCGCGGGCCGCTCCCGGCGGATGGGGGAGCGGAATAAGCTTTTTCTAACGGTGGATGGCCGGCCCGTTCTCCTCCGTGTTCTTCAGGCGGTTGCGGCAGCTCCGGTGAAAGAGATGATCGTCGTGACCGGTGCCCAGCACGAGCGGATCGCCGGGCTGGTCCGTCGGGCGGATGGGGCGCGCGTCGTCCACAACCCCGACTTTCGGTCGGGCATGTCTTCGTCAATCCGCCGAGGCGTGCGCGCAGCTTCGCCGGATGCCACCGGGTTTGCGATGTGCCCCGGCGACCTGCCTCTGCTTTCCAGCTCCATCGTGGATCGGCTCTGCCAATCCTTTGCCGCTCAAACGACCCCGCGGATTGTGGCACCCACTTACGACGGGCAGCAGGGGCATCCTGTTATTTTCGGGGCATCCTACCGCGAGGCGTTGCTCGACCTGGAGGGGGATCGGGGCGCTCGCGACCTCCTGCGCAGCGACGAGGTGCCGCTCACCCGGGTGCCCGTTCACGACAATAGCATTCTGCAGGATGTGGATACGCCCGAGGCGCTTGCGAAGGTGCGGCAGCAAGTGTCACAGAAAGAGGGCGAAAACCGCTAA
- a CDS encoding XdhC family protein: MRELKRILREADRLRAEDVPAVVATIVEIEGSSYRLEGARMLVRPDGEYVGTISGGCLEGEVAERAKGVLKTGAPDLVTLEQQEGEDPFGFGSGCGGTIHVLLEPFRSDDDALGALSLVRQCMEHRTAGALATVYRTEGDLDSEKGRHLLVTTPAASGRGDIESDALRKAVAADAADVLRQERALQTAYTLDRGRVDVMIEHVEPPLRLLIFGEEHDAEPLVRQANLLGWEPVVVGGSPVPELQEHFPDAAGHVALPHPEEVSEELAHVGTRDAAVVMSHNYIRDRAVLRFLLRSDVGYVGALGARSRLERLAEDFAEGETSADRAAQEAMADGRLHAPVGLDIGAETPEEIALSVAAEVQTVFAGASGGFLSDGTGRIHPSTVRPETDQAEAASADGDPATA; the protein is encoded by the coding sequence ATGCGAGAGCTGAAACGCATACTTCGAGAGGCCGACCGACTGCGGGCCGAGGACGTGCCCGCCGTGGTTGCGACCATTGTAGAAATTGAGGGATCGTCGTACCGACTGGAGGGGGCACGCATGCTCGTCCGTCCCGACGGGGAGTACGTGGGGACCATCTCTGGGGGATGCCTGGAGGGAGAGGTGGCCGAGCGAGCCAAGGGCGTGCTAAAGACCGGAGCGCCGGACCTCGTGACGCTGGAGCAGCAGGAGGGAGAAGACCCTTTCGGCTTCGGGAGCGGGTGCGGCGGCACGATCCACGTTCTTCTCGAACCGTTTCGGTCCGACGACGATGCCCTCGGCGCCTTGTCTCTCGTCCGGCAGTGCATGGAGCACCGAACTGCCGGAGCGCTGGCGACGGTTTACCGGACGGAGGGCGACCTTGACAGCGAAAAAGGACGCCACCTGTTGGTAACGACACCGGCGGCGTCCGGGCGCGGAGACATCGAGTCCGACGCCCTCCGGAAGGCCGTTGCTGCGGACGCTGCGGACGTGCTCCGTCAGGAGCGGGCGCTGCAGACCGCGTATACGTTGGATCGGGGCCGGGTCGACGTGATGATTGAGCACGTGGAGCCGCCGCTCCGTCTCCTCATTTTCGGGGAGGAGCACGACGCCGAGCCGCTCGTCCGGCAGGCCAACCTGCTGGGCTGGGAGCCCGTGGTCGTAGGAGGATCGCCCGTGCCTGAACTCCAAGAGCACTTTCCAGATGCGGCTGGGCACGTTGCGCTTCCCCATCCGGAGGAGGTTTCTGAGGAGCTTGCGCACGTGGGGACGCGCGACGCAGCCGTCGTCATGAGTCACAACTACATCCGCGACCGAGCGGTGCTGCGGTTTCTTCTGCGGTCGGACGTCGGCTACGTGGGGGCGCTCGGAGCTCGGTCCCGCCTGGAGCGGCTGGCGGAGGACTTTGCAGAGGGAGAGACATCGGCAGACCGGGCGGCTCAGGAGGCAATGGCCGACGGGCGGCTCCACGCCCCGGTCGGGCTCGACATTGGCGCAGAAACGCCCGAAGAGATTGCCCTCTCCGTTGCGGCCGAGGTGCAAACCGTGTTTGCTGGGGCGAGCGGTGGGTTTTTATCCGACGGGACCGGTCGCATTCACCCGTCGACGGTTCGACCGGAGACTGATCAGGCCGAGGCCGCGTCCGCCGACGGTGACCCCGCGACGGCGTAG
- a CDS encoding SufE family protein, with protein MSTFAEIAETFRAAGPDLQLELMRDYARRLPDLPEAYAEMREAGLGAVPECQSPVFLYVEVEDGRVQLHADAPREAATARAFLGVLREAFHEARVSTIEDAPCNPLEQMGLSDKVGLQRRKGLTALYRRVQQAVEYT; from the coding sequence ATGTCTACCTTTGCCGAGATTGCTGAGACGTTTCGGGCTGCGGGCCCCGATCTACAACTGGAGTTGATGCGGGACTACGCCCGTCGGCTTCCCGATCTCCCTGAGGCCTATGCCGAAATGCGGGAGGCCGGTCTCGGAGCAGTGCCCGAGTGTCAGTCGCCGGTTTTCCTTTACGTTGAGGTGGAGGACGGACGCGTTCAACTCCATGCTGATGCCCCCCGAGAGGCCGCCACGGCGCGTGCCTTCCTCGGGGTTTTGCGCGAGGCTTTTCATGAGGCCCGTGTGTCTACTATTGAGGATGCACCGTGCAATCCGCTCGAACAGATGGGGCTTTCAGACAAAGTGGGACTGCAGCGGAGAAAGGGGCTGACGGCCCTTTACCGGCGCGTGCAACAGGCTGTAGAGTACACGTAG
- a CDS encoding alpha/beta hydrolase encodes MSSQEFESSRAPVASRIVRLAVWGAVGVLAVLLFALVAIAPLTTGIPVWVGLLLVVVDGAVLVGAFRGLDALRSRSLALLVGVTAVAVLTVLLSQILAYTPPIVDDSGRPLPGSIASLEQVELNGSSQWVTIRGTSRENPVLLFLAGGPGGSELPSTRKHLGALEDDFLVWDQPGAGKSFTAVDIGWLTPQRYRADAVALVGHLRTRFDKQKIYLMGESWGTILGIWLVRDRPDLFHAYVGSGQMVRTTENDVMGYELALRYLEGRGETERLERLRRKGPPPYQSGNPILTYADYLDVLNRIMSERAPGEGESHDILIDALLAPEYGFWDKVNWVRGLAKVFNVVYPQLEDLDLTTQAAEVEVPVYFFVGRHDVNAMTTLVEKYYAVLEAPRKEIVWFEKSGHTPLYEEPRKWVEMVRSRLLETPVSRDRGSGR; translated from the coding sequence ATGTCCTCTCAAGAGTTTGAATCGAGTCGAGCGCCCGTCGCGAGTCGAATCGTGCGTCTGGCTGTCTGGGGCGCCGTCGGGGTGCTGGCCGTTCTCCTGTTTGCACTGGTGGCAATCGCTCCCCTTACGACCGGCATTCCTGTGTGGGTGGGGCTCCTTCTCGTCGTGGTGGATGGGGCCGTGCTCGTGGGAGCCTTCAGGGGCCTGGACGCGCTTCGTTCGCGAAGCCTGGCGCTCCTTGTCGGGGTCACGGCCGTGGCCGTCCTTACGGTCCTGCTCTCTCAAATACTGGCCTACACCCCTCCGATCGTGGACGATAGCGGCAGGCCACTTCCCGGGAGCATTGCGTCCCTGGAGCAAGTCGAGCTCAACGGCAGCTCTCAATGGGTCACGATTCGAGGAACGAGCAGGGAGAATCCGGTTCTCCTCTTTCTTGCCGGCGGGCCGGGTGGAAGCGAGCTTCCGTCTACGAGAAAGCATCTCGGAGCTCTCGAAGACGATTTCCTCGTCTGGGATCAACCGGGAGCCGGAAAGTCCTTCACGGCCGTGGACATCGGCTGGTTGACCCCGCAGCGCTACCGTGCCGACGCGGTCGCTCTGGTAGGGCATCTCCGAACGCGTTTTGATAAACAGAAAATCTACCTCATGGGCGAGTCGTGGGGTACCATTTTGGGAATCTGGCTCGTCCGCGACCGACCGGATCTTTTCCATGCCTATGTGGGGAGTGGGCAGATGGTGCGCACGACTGAGAATGACGTGATGGGATACGAACTGGCCCTGCGGTACCTGGAAGGACGAGGGGAGACCGAGCGCCTAGAGCGGCTCCGCCGGAAAGGACCGCCTCCGTACCAAAGTGGTAATCCGATTCTCACGTATGCCGATTACCTGGACGTGCTCAATCGCATCATGTCCGAGCGAGCGCCAGGGGAGGGGGAGAGCCACGACATCTTGATCGATGCGCTCCTCGCGCCCGAGTACGGTTTTTGGGACAAGGTCAATTGGGTGCGGGGGCTCGCCAAGGTGTTCAACGTTGTGTACCCTCAGTTGGAGGACCTGGACTTGACGACGCAGGCAGCCGAGGTGGAGGTCCCGGTATATTTCTTCGTCGGGCGGCACGACGTCAATGCCATGACGACGCTCGTCGAAAAGTATTACGCAGTGTTGGAGGCGCCCCGCAAAGAGATCGTGTGGTTCGAGAAGTCCGGGCATACGCCTCTCTATGAAGAGCCCCGGAAATGGGTGGAAATGGTGAGGTCGCGGCTGCTAGAAACACCGGTGTCACGGGACCGGGGGAGCGGGCGTTGA
- a CDS encoding NAD(P)-dependent alcohol dehydrogenase, which yields MKAVLAPEYGSPDVLQIADVPKPSIRKNEVLIRVRAATVSSGDSRVRSLTVPTGFKLLSRLLFGIMRPRQPILGTEFSGEIEAVGEDVKRFGVGDSVFAYSDGKMGAHAEYVAMPEEGPLAHKPPNLTYEEAAALSFGGVTALRFLQWGGLQEGETVLVNGASGSVGTAAVQLARHFGASVTGVCSTGNVEWVQSLGAHRVIDYTKEDVREIGDVYDVIVDTAGTLPYSRSKHLLRDGGRLLLVLGSLPDMLRAPWVALTSTKRVVAGAASGRREDMEFLASLAESGAFTPVIDRSYPLEHIADAYRYVEQGHKKGNVVLTVASTNGSRPHTARRRNKNHAQPS from the coding sequence ATGAAAGCAGTCCTCGCCCCCGAGTACGGATCGCCGGACGTCCTGCAGATCGCGGACGTCCCGAAGCCAAGCATTCGAAAGAATGAGGTCCTGATCCGGGTGCGGGCCGCGACGGTCAGCTCCGGTGACTCGCGGGTTCGGAGTCTGACAGTGCCAACGGGATTCAAGCTTCTCTCCCGCCTTCTCTTCGGGATCATGCGCCCTCGACAGCCCATCCTCGGGACCGAGTTTTCAGGCGAGATCGAGGCCGTCGGAGAAGACGTCAAACGGTTCGGCGTTGGAGATTCCGTCTTTGCGTATAGCGACGGCAAGATGGGGGCACACGCCGAGTACGTGGCGATGCCGGAGGAGGGCCCGCTGGCTCACAAGCCGCCCAACCTCACGTACGAAGAGGCTGCGGCGCTGTCGTTCGGGGGCGTAACGGCGCTTCGGTTCCTACAATGGGGCGGTCTTCAAGAAGGCGAGACGGTGCTCGTCAACGGGGCCTCCGGGAGCGTCGGAACCGCCGCCGTGCAGCTTGCCCGGCATTTCGGGGCGTCCGTCACGGGCGTATGCAGTACCGGCAACGTAGAATGGGTCCAGTCCCTCGGTGCCCACCGAGTCATCGACTATACAAAAGAAGATGTTCGCGAAATCGGCGATGTCTACGATGTTATCGTCGACACTGCCGGAACCCTTCCGTACTCCCGGAGCAAGCACCTGCTCAGGGACGGAGGGCGTCTCCTGCTGGTGCTCGGGTCCCTTCCGGACATGCTCCGGGCCCCCTGGGTGGCGCTCACGAGCACCAAGCGGGTCGTGGCGGGAGCGGCCAGCGGACGTCGGGAAGACATGGAGTTCCTAGCATCACTGGCGGAATCCGGGGCGTTCACACCGGTGATTGATCGAAGCTATCCACTGGAGCACATCGCCGACGCTTACCGCTACGTCGAACAGGGCCACAAGAAGGGAAACGTTGTATTGACCGTGGCCTCGACCAACGGCTCACGCCCACACACAGCTCGGCGAAGAAATAAAAACCACGCTCAACCCTCTTAG
- a CDS encoding (2Fe-2S)-binding protein — translation MEQQQIQLTVNGDDHTVRVDPSTPLLYVLRNELGLNGPKYGCGLQQCGSCLVLLEGTARTTCQLPVSAVEDRPITTLAGLSDDNGGLHPVQEAVVEEQAAQCGYCVNGVIITAVSLLEDTPNPSRAEITDRMNQVLCRCGTHARFVRAVQRAAGEMED, via the coding sequence ATGGAACAGCAGCAGATCCAGCTCACGGTGAACGGCGACGACCACACCGTGAGGGTCGATCCGTCAACGCCGCTCCTCTACGTCCTGCGCAACGAGTTGGGACTCAACGGTCCCAAGTACGGCTGTGGCCTGCAGCAGTGCGGGTCGTGTCTGGTATTGTTGGAGGGGACGGCGCGCACCACCTGTCAGCTGCCCGTCTCGGCGGTGGAGGACCGGCCCATCACGACGCTCGCCGGCCTTTCGGACGACAATGGCGGGCTGCATCCGGTGCAAGAAGCCGTCGTGGAGGAGCAGGCCGCGCAGTGTGGCTACTGCGTGAACGGGGTCATCATCACGGCTGTCTCGCTCTTGGAGGACACTCCGAATCCGAGTCGGGCAGAGATCACGGACCGGATGAACCAAGTTCTCTGTCGATGCGGCACGCACGCCCGCTTCGTTCGGGCCGTTCAGCGCGCGGCCGGCGAGATGGAGGATTGA
- a CDS encoding molybdopterin cofactor-binding domain-containing protein, which produces MSTPSSSDDVPESGLPRRTFLKSAGTLTIGFSLLPGCQLTQDEADAAEASDPAGRSDLPPSLAQHPRIDAWLRVLGDGRLRVYTGKLELGQGIRIAIAQVAAEELHTSPDRLEVHLAETGVTPNERYTSASVSIEHSAMSVRHASATARRILKERAAQQFGVESEGVKIDDGTLTAGSQSATFAEVLGDEQITETVTEPADLRPTDEREWVGTPVERTDIDRMVRGEEVYVQDLRFDDMVHARVVRPPGYDASLREYDEDAVREAVGDGLQIVQNGSFLAVVAEGEHQALRAQQVLQSNAEWSEPRALPADTPLEEHLRALPAETETVVDEGSAGEGETISASYFRPYVMHGSLGPSCAVGHYDGDRLRIWTHSQGVYPLRDTLTALVGLPPEKIEVKGVPGSGCYGHNGADDVAADVALLAMEVPNRHVRLQWEREDEHGWEPYGSAMIMDVEATLGDDGTIQDWQFDVHSDSHSTRPGGDPGNLLAGRYIEDAHALTSRGYLAGGYRNAVPYYELPTRSISAHFFDGPLRVSALRGLGAHANVFAIESMMGELADRAGTDPVVFRKQHLEDPRAGAVLDAVAEQAQDTSVGATEGLGYGFARYKNRASYCAVAARVRAEADGDLTVTHLWGAIDSGEVINPDGLRNQVEGGMIQSMSWMLNEEVQFDDTRITSREWGSYPILQFEDVPVVEATVLDRPDEPPLGAGEAAQGPATGAVANAIARATDERVQSLPVRSS; this is translated from the coding sequence ATGTCCACTCCTTCCTCCTCCGACGATGTGCCTGAGTCCGGACTTCCACGGCGCACCTTCCTGAAAAGCGCCGGGACTCTGACGATCGGCTTCAGCCTGCTTCCCGGCTGCCAGCTCACGCAGGACGAGGCCGACGCGGCGGAGGCGTCCGATCCGGCAGGCAGGAGCGACCTGCCTCCGAGCCTCGCCCAACACCCACGCATTGACGCGTGGCTTCGAGTGCTGGGCGACGGGCGTCTGCGCGTCTACACCGGCAAGTTGGAGCTGGGGCAAGGTATTCGCATTGCCATCGCGCAGGTGGCCGCCGAGGAACTGCATACGTCGCCGGATCGGCTAGAGGTGCATCTGGCCGAGACCGGCGTGACGCCAAACGAGCGCTACACGTCCGCCAGCGTGTCGATTGAACACAGCGCCATGTCGGTGCGGCACGCGAGTGCCACGGCCCGCCGCATCCTGAAGGAGCGCGCCGCTCAGCAGTTCGGCGTCGAGTCTGAAGGGGTGAAGATCGACGACGGGACGCTGACAGCAGGCAGCCAATCGGCTACGTTTGCGGAGGTACTGGGCGACGAGCAGATCACGGAGACCGTCACCGAGCCTGCCGACCTGCGACCCACGGACGAGCGGGAGTGGGTGGGCACGCCCGTGGAGCGGACGGACATTGACCGCATGGTGCGGGGCGAAGAGGTCTACGTGCAGGACCTCCGATTTGACGACATGGTGCACGCGCGAGTGGTCCGCCCGCCGGGCTACGACGCGTCGCTGAGGGAATATGACGAGGATGCTGTGCGCGAGGCGGTCGGCGACGGCCTGCAGATTGTGCAGAACGGCAGCTTCCTGGCCGTCGTGGCGGAGGGAGAGCACCAGGCCCTTCGAGCGCAGCAGGTGCTCCAGAGCAACGCTGAATGGTCGGAGCCGAGGGCGCTTCCAGCCGACACGCCGCTGGAAGAACACCTCCGAGCATTGCCGGCAGAGACGGAGACGGTGGTCGACGAGGGCAGTGCGGGCGAGGGCGAAACGATCTCCGCCAGCTACTTCCGCCCGTACGTCATGCACGGCTCACTCGGGCCGTCCTGCGCCGTGGGACACTACGACGGTGACCGCCTGCGCATCTGGACGCACAGCCAGGGCGTGTATCCCCTTCGTGACACCCTGACTGCACTGGTAGGACTCCCGCCGGAAAAGATTGAGGTCAAGGGCGTGCCGGGGTCGGGCTGCTACGGTCACAACGGTGCGGACGACGTGGCCGCGGATGTGGCCCTGTTGGCAATGGAGGTGCCGAATCGACACGTTCGGCTCCAGTGGGAGCGCGAAGATGAGCACGGCTGGGAGCCCTACGGCAGTGCCATGATCATGGACGTGGAGGCGACCCTTGGGGACGACGGTACGATTCAGGACTGGCAATTCGACGTGCACTCGGACTCGCACAGCACGCGTCCAGGGGGCGATCCTGGCAACCTGCTGGCCGGTCGGTACATTGAGGACGCCCACGCGCTCACGTCGCGGGGCTACCTGGCTGGCGGCTACCGCAATGCAGTTCCGTACTACGAGCTTCCGACCCGAAGCATCAGTGCCCACTTTTTCGACGGTCCGCTGCGCGTCTCAGCCTTGCGCGGACTGGGGGCGCACGCCAACGTGTTCGCCATTGAGAGCATGATGGGCGAGTTGGCCGACCGGGCGGGAACCGATCCGGTGGTGTTTCGGAAACAGCACCTGGAGGACCCGCGAGCGGGGGCGGTCCTCGACGCGGTGGCCGAGCAGGCTCAAGACACTTCTGTGGGGGCTACTGAGGGTCTCGGTTACGGCTTTGCCCGCTACAAGAATCGCGCGTCGTATTGCGCCGTCGCAGCAAGGGTACGGGCTGAGGCGGACGGGGATCTCACGGTCACCCACCTGTGGGGCGCCATCGATTCCGGGGAGGTCATCAACCCCGACGGACTCCGCAATCAAGTGGAGGGGGGGATGATTCAGTCGATGAGCTGGATGCTGAACGAGGAAGTGCAGTTCGACGATACCCGCATCACCAGCCGGGAGTGGGGCAGCTATCCAATTCTTCAGTTTGAGGACGTGCCGGTGGTAGAAGCGACTGTCCTGGACCGGCCCGACGAGCCGCCGCTGGGGGCAGGAGAAGCCGCCCAGGGCCCGGCGACTGGGGCCGTTGCGAACGCCATCGCCCGCGCCACTGACGAGCGCGTCCAATCGCTGCCAGTCCGCTCTTCCTGA
- the glp gene encoding gephyrin-like molybdotransferase Glp, with amino-acid sequence MISISEAQTIVKRHRPNPGRAEVSLAEAAGHRLAEDVAAPEPMPAFDNSSMDGYAVALPDRDSAGGPWELAVVGESQAGDPYNGALQAGEAIKISTGAVVPTGADRVIPIEDTDGGSERVRFRDDGSPHANVRFEGEEVAVGDGVAERGALLTPPLLGRLASLGVAQVPVYEPPTVALLTTGSELVGVDADLQPGQIRDANRYVLTALLDDTGATLGHIESVPDRRGDTADSIDRAADAADVVLVTGGVSVGPHDHVKGAAEEVGFERHFWKVRQKPGKPLYFATRDAATERDTLERDTLLFGLPGNPFSATISTVVYVRPLLRRCLGHPHPKGRRMNGRLASPYDRLAPDRAQFVLVRVDGVEDEIAILRSVEKQGSHMLAGLHESDGFIRVPAGRERIEAGDHFDVTLFPWHAPDWDVSRERGMKHS; translated from the coding sequence ATGATCTCCATCTCCGAAGCCCAGACCATCGTGAAACGGCACCGTCCGAATCCAGGGCGCGCGGAGGTGTCCCTCGCGGAAGCAGCGGGCCATCGATTGGCTGAAGATGTCGCGGCACCGGAGCCGATGCCTGCCTTTGACAATAGTTCGATGGACGGCTACGCGGTCGCTCTGCCTGACCGCGACTCCGCCGGTGGGCCCTGGGAGCTGGCAGTCGTGGGCGAGTCGCAGGCGGGCGACCCCTACAACGGAGCGTTGCAGGCGGGAGAGGCGATCAAAATATCGACGGGGGCAGTGGTCCCGACCGGGGCCGACCGCGTGATCCCGATCGAAGACACCGATGGCGGGAGCGAGCGTGTGCGTTTTCGCGATGACGGCAGTCCCCACGCGAACGTTCGTTTCGAGGGGGAGGAGGTGGCGGTGGGAGATGGGGTCGCAGAACGAGGCGCGCTGCTGACTCCGCCTCTGCTGGGCCGACTGGCGAGCCTAGGTGTTGCTCAGGTGCCGGTCTATGAGCCGCCCACGGTCGCGCTCTTGACCACGGGCAGCGAATTGGTTGGCGTCGATGCCGATCTCCAGCCCGGCCAGATTCGCGACGCCAACCGGTATGTTCTGACGGCCCTCCTTGACGACACGGGAGCGACGCTCGGACATATCGAATCGGTTCCTGACCGACGGGGCGACACCGCTGATTCCATTGACCGAGCGGCCGATGCGGCCGACGTTGTGCTCGTCACCGGCGGGGTGTCCGTGGGCCCGCACGATCACGTAAAGGGGGCCGCCGAGGAAGTCGGCTTCGAGCGCCACTTCTGGAAGGTGCGGCAGAAGCCCGGCAAGCCGCTCTACTTTGCGACGCGGGACGCCGCAACGGAGAGGGACACCCTGGAGAGGGACACCCTTCTCTTTGGCCTCCCTGGAAATCCGTTCTCCGCGACCATCAGCACGGTCGTCTACGTCCGTCCCCTCCTTCGGCGGTGCCTGGGGCATCCACACCCCAAGGGACGACGAATGAACGGACGCCTTGCGTCTCCCTACGACCGTCTGGCCCCGGACCGCGCACAGTTCGTGCTAGTGCGGGTCGACGGCGTCGAAGACGAAATCGCGATCCTGCGCTCGGTCGAAAAGCAGGGCTCCCACATGCTGGCAGGGCTTCACGAGAGCGATGGGTTCATCCGCGTGCCGGCGGGGCGTGAGCGCATTGAGGCCGGCGATCATTTCGACGTCACGCTCTTTCCCTGGCATGCCCCCGATTGGGACGTTTCGAGGGAGAGGGGAATGAAACACAGCTGA
- a CDS encoding NmrA family transcriptional regulator produces the protein MTKTNASPQNLTLVTAGTGKTGRRVIERLEALGVPTRIGSRSADLPFDWNDRSTWAPILDGVTSIYIVYYPDLAVPGASEAIQAFVDLAVESGAQKLVLLSGRGEEEARRCEEIVQNAGIDWTVLRATWFSQNFSEGFMRDLVLGGTVALPAGDVTEPFVDVEDIADIAVAALTENGHDGQVYEVTGPRLLTFAEAVGEISEATGQEVTYAPISHKEFLSALEEQGVPDDYRGLLDYLFREVMDGRNSHLTDGVERALGRPPRDFGDFAREAAAAGSWKKETAT, from the coding sequence ATGACAAAGACGAACGCCTCACCCCAAAACCTCACGCTGGTCACGGCCGGAACGGGAAAAACGGGCCGGAGGGTCATAGAGCGACTCGAAGCGCTGGGCGTGCCTACGCGAATCGGGTCCCGGTCCGCTGATCTCCCGTTCGACTGGAACGACCGCAGCACGTGGGCGCCGATCCTGGACGGCGTCACGTCGATCTACATTGTCTACTATCCGGATCTTGCCGTTCCCGGAGCTTCGGAGGCGATCCAAGCGTTTGTCGACCTCGCCGTTGAGAGCGGTGCCCAAAAGCTAGTTTTGCTCTCGGGACGTGGGGAAGAAGAGGCCCGGCGCTGCGAGGAGATCGTGCAGAACGCCGGGATCGACTGGACGGTGCTTCGGGCGACCTGGTTCAGTCAAAACTTCAGTGAGGGATTCATGCGAGATCTCGTCCTCGGGGGGACTGTTGCCCTTCCGGCCGGCGACGTGACCGAGCCATTCGTCGACGTAGAGGACATTGCCGACATCGCGGTAGCGGCTCTGACCGAGAACGGACACGACGGGCAGGTCTACGAGGTGACGGGCCCTCGCCTTTTGACCTTCGCCGAGGCGGTCGGGGAGATCAGCGAGGCGACGGGGCAGGAGGTGACCTACGCGCCGATTTCCCACAAGGAGTTTCTCTCGGCCCTCGAGGAGCAGGGCGTCCCCGACGACTACAGGGGCCTGCTTGACTATCTGTTCCGGGAGGTGATGGACGGGCGAAACAGCCACCTCACAGACGGGGTCGAGCGTGCCCTTGGACGCCCGCCTCGCGACTTCGGAGACTTTGCCCGAGAGGCCGCAGCGGCCGGCTCCTGGAAAAAAGAGACTGCCACATGA
- a CDS encoding outer membrane beta-barrel protein — translation MRYFFITFVGALLLLISTPTVAQDRFGVELRVGPEFATQDLGNANLNTGFGSEVVFSYRFLSHLGAYGGWGYGRMSADGNSFAGTDIDVEETGYTFGLQFIHPIRTSRYGYFLRAGGIYNHIEVENTDGDITADSGHGFGWQIGAGPVITLGQNWQLMPGLRYRSLSRDIEIGGLNTDVDLTYFTAGVGIMRTF, via the coding sequence ATGAGATATTTTTTCATCACGTTTGTCGGCGCACTTCTGCTGCTTATTTCTACCCCCACAGTCGCTCAGGACCGGTTCGGTGTAGAGCTTCGAGTGGGACCGGAGTTCGCAACGCAAGACCTCGGGAATGCTAACCTCAACACGGGATTCGGGAGCGAAGTGGTCTTTTCATATCGATTCCTTTCACACCTTGGTGCATATGGTGGTTGGGGGTATGGTCGCATGTCGGCAGATGGGAATTCGTTTGCCGGGACGGACATTGACGTCGAAGAGACGGGCTACACGTTCGGTCTGCAATTCATCCACCCCATTCGCACGAGCCGGTACGGCTACTTTCTGCGAGCAGGGGGCATCTATAACCACATCGAAGTTGAAAACACCGACGGCGACATCACGGCCGACTCCGGTCACGGATTTGGATGGCAGATTGGCGCCGGTCCGGTAATTACCCTAGGGCAAAACTGGCAATTGATGCCGGGGCTTCGCTATCGATCGCTCTCCCGTGACATTGAGATCGGTGGTCTGAATACGGACGTTGACCTGACCTACTTCACTGCCGGCGTTGGAATCATGCGTACATTCTAA
- a CDS encoding anthrone oxygenase family protein: protein MNDWVAFLTLCSALGSGLMAGVFFAFSTFVMHALARRPFAEGIKAMQEINRTVLNPWFLSVFFGTAGGCLVLVGMALWEWPGPGGVYMTVGGVLYLAGTFLVTAVFNVPMNDALEELDPAGPDAASTWRTYVETWTAWNHVRSVAALMGAALLVLAL, encoded by the coding sequence ATGAACGACTGGGTGGCTTTTCTGACTCTCTGCAGCGCTCTGGGCTCCGGATTGATGGCGGGCGTCTTTTTTGCCTTCTCGACGTTTGTGATGCACGCCCTTGCTCGCCGTCCATTCGCCGAAGGCATCAAAGCGATGCAGGAAATCAACCGCACCGTGCTCAACCCGTGGTTCCTGAGCGTATTTTTCGGCACGGCCGGAGGCTGTCTCGTGCTGGTCGGAATGGCCCTTTGGGAGTGGCCTGGGCCCGGTGGCGTGTACATGACCGTAGGGGGTGTGCTTTACCTCGCTGGGACGTTCCTGGTAACCGCCGTGTTCAATGTCCCGATGAACGACGCGCTGGAAGAGCTGGATCCGGCGGGACCGGACGCGGCCAGCACGTGGAGGACCTACGTTGAGACGTGGACCGCCTGGAATCACGTACGATCGGTCGCGGCGCTTATGGGGGCAGCCCTGCTCGTACTCGCGCTTTAG